The Vicia villosa cultivar HV-30 ecotype Madison, WI linkage group LG1, Vvil1.0, whole genome shotgun sequence genome includes a region encoding these proteins:
- the LOC131617876 gene encoding cell division control protein 2 homolog D-like encodes MEKSGGIGVVLSAKEAFEKLEKVGEGTYGKVYRAREKATGKIVALKKTRLHEDDEGVPPTTLREVSILRMLSRDPHVVRLLDVKQGQNKEGKTVLYLVFEYMDTDLKKFIRSFRQTGENIPSPTVKSLMYQLCKGVAFCHGHGILHRDLKPHNLLMDRKTTMLKIADLGLARAFTVPLKKYTHEILTLWYRAPEVLLGATHYSMAVDIWSVACIFVELVTKQALFPGDSELQQLLHIFRLLGTPNEEMWPGVSKLMNWHEYPQWSPQNLAKAVPNLDEAGLDLLAQMLKYEPSKRISAKKAMEHPYFDDLNKTNL; translated from the exons ATGGAGAAATCAGGTGGAATAGGAGTGGTGTTGTCGGCGAAAGAGGCGTTTGAGAAGCTAGAGAAAGTTGGAGAAGGGACTTATGGGAAGGTGTACAGAGCAAGAGAGAAAGCTACTGGGAAGATCGTTGCTCTGAAGAAGACTCGGCTTCATGAGGACGATGAAGGTGTTCCTCCTACCACTCTTCGCGAGGTTTCAATTTTGCGAATGCTCTCTCGCGATCCACATGTTGTTAG GTTATTGGATGTGAAACAAGGTCAGAATAAGGAAGGGAAAACTGTGCTCTACTTGGTTTTTGAGTACATGGATACTGATCTTAAGAAATTCATCCGTTCGTTTCGCCAAACTGGGGAAAACATCCCATCCCCAACCGTCAAA AGCTTGATGTACCAACTTTGCAAGGGTGTTGCTTTCTGCCATGGACATGGAATCTTGCACAG GGACTTGAAACCTCACAATCTCTTGATGGACCGGAAGACAACTATGCTCAAAATTGCTGATCTTGGACTTGCAAGAGCGTTTACTGTGCCACTTAAGAAGTACACTCATGAG ATACTAACTCTGTGGTACAGAGCTCCTGAAGTCCTTTTGGGGGCTACTCATTACTCAATGGCGGTGGATATATGGTCTGTTGCGTGCATATTCG TTGAACTTGTCACCAAGCAAGCACTGTTTCCTGGAGATTCTGAGCTGCAACAACTCCTCCATATATTCAGGCTGTTGGGGACTCCTAATGAAGAGATGTGGCCAGGTGTTAGTAAACTAATGAACTGGCATGAGTACCCTCAGTGGAGCCCGCAAAATCTTGCAAAGGCAGTTCCCAATTTGGACGAGGCAGGACTGGACCTACTTGCT CAAATGCTCAAGTATGAACCTTCCAAGAGGATTTCGGCGAAGAAAGCTATGGaacacccttactttgatgaccTGAACAAAACCAATCTTTAG
- the LOC131617888 gene encoding uncharacterized protein LOC131617888, with protein sequence MRMIPKAITFSLLILVILSDTTYSKQQMPRKIIHSAKYVSEKFEVGPGEVVNTNLFDIEFPKGHIGVKSFDVDLIDEQGNSVPLYETYFHHWFAVKYIITKGKNMLDDPNHGGPNFKRNDGTCNDGILPLYWGLGSESRGTVSNLPHPFALELGNPANITEGWEEKWLFSIMVIDTRGTKDRKSCTECRCDQFNLPDNFYNVTRDIHGKPLSPEYKGGVFCCQNGFHCKLEEGFQAPRRKLALRYKITWVDWDQDHIPVRFYVLDSTDRVRTNGSKTTHDCLAEYTILGNNNNNPIHVQKASIPIEKGGYLIYSTAHMHSGVVNASLYRQDGRILCTSTPRYGTGTKAGNEKGYVIQMSVCYPKEGSLKIKDGEIVTVESRYKNEFITGAMGHMYFYLADRLPYTT encoded by the exons ATGAGAATGATCCCCAAAGCAATTACTTTTTCATTATTAATACTGGTGATTCTATCAGACACAACTTACTCCAAACAACAAATGCCTCGAAAAATTATCCACTCTGCAAAATATGTgtctgaaaagtttgaagtggGACCCGGAGAAGTTGTGAATACAAATTTGTTTGATATTGAGTTTCCAAAAGGGCATATTGGAGTCAAAAGCTTTGATGTTGATTTAATTGATGAACAAGGGAATTCTGTACCCTTGTATGAAACATACTTCCATCATTGGTTTGCTGTAAAATATATTATAACTAAGGGGAAGAATATGTTAGATGATCCTAATCATGGGGGTCCCAATTTCAAAAGAAATGATGGAACATGCAACGACGGTATTCTTCCACTTTATTGGGGTTTAGGAAGTGAATCGCGAGGAACAGTTTCAAATCTACCACATCCTTTTGCACTTGAACTGGGTAACCCTGCAAATATTACAGAAGGATGGGAAGAGAAATGGTTATTCAGTATCATGGTTATTGATACACGTGGTACAAAAGATAGGAAAAGCTGCACTGAGTGTAGGTGTGACCAATTTAATCTTCCAGATAATTTTTATAACGTGACACGTGACATCCATGGAAAACCATTGTCCCCTGAGTATAAAGGTGGAGTCTTTTGTTGCCAAAATGGATTTCATTGCAAATTGGAAGAGGGGTTTCAAGCACCAAGGAGAAAGCTTGCATTAAGATACAAAATAACGTGGGTGGACTGGGACCAAGATCATATTCCTGTTAGATTTTATGTACTTGATTCTACCGATCGAGTCAGAACAAATGGGTCTAAAACAACCCATGATTGTCTG GCAGAGTATACTATTCTAGGAAACAATAATAATAACCCTATTCATGTTCAGAAAGCAAGTATCCCTATAGAAAAAGGTGGTTATCTTATATACAGCACTGCTCATATGCATTCAGGAGTTGTTAATGCATCACTATACAGACAG GATGGAAGAATATTGTGCACATCAACACCAAGATACGGTACTGGGACGAAAGCAGGAAATGAGAAAGGTTATGTTATTCAAATGTCAGTATGTTATCCTAAAGAAGGTTCACTCAAGATTAAGGATGGTGAAATTGTGACTGTAGAATCTAGGTATAAAAATGAGTTTATCACGGGAGCTATGGGACATATGTACTTCTATTTGGCTGATCGATTACCATACACAACATAG